The Phyllopteryx taeniolatus isolate TA_2022b chromosome 13, UOR_Ptae_1.2, whole genome shotgun sequence nucleotide sequence ACTATCAATACAGAAAAAAGAACAGTCAGCACAAAATATCAAATACAGAAACATGGAccggaaaaggacagaaaataaagaaaacaagctAGAGATTCTTTtcccattattttttattatataacaTATACGAACAAAATCGCCATGGGGTGGCATACAAtcattggcaaaaaaataaatacaaatcagattattgtattacaaaagTACAAGAGCACATAGATCCAAgatccaatttaaaatataaaatagaacattttcttttcactccGTTACTGTATCgttactgccaaacaaatcatgcgagtaacTTGCTGTTAGAACATcatgggacaaaccaaaagtaaCAACAACTTGACCTCTCTTGCTCCCTCTTTTTGTTCTGTCACATCAATAAATTTGCCCTAACAGAGAGCGATCAGTAAACCAATTAGCCAAAGGTGGGAGTATTTgttattatcatttgtaataatattaattgggcatctcaaatcaaatttgaatctatgttttccatgttaaaagctagttgtcaagttattgcaaatatgtgCAGCTTCCCCACTTGAAAGAGAcggaattttcattttattttagcataCAGTAGTTTGACAGTTCATCAAGAAGTTTCATTTCTTAAAATTGTCTCTCGCAATGAGGGAATTTTAAGTGCCttataatgtgcattttgattATATTTAGGCTGTTGAGAAATATCTGAGAAAATAACaagagaaaatgttttattgtaagTAAGTGTAAGtagtaaaagagaaaaataatacaCCAATTTGTATTAATCTAAGCTCCAGCCTtagatttattaattttttaattttctccaCAACAAATGAGGCCGTCACTGTTGTTTTTTCAACGTTTTagttaaacattaaataattaatgtatCTACAAGTTCTTATTGCCCTTTCAAATTTTCCCAAACTGTTAcgtgtgtttattgttgtgtgaGAGCAAGAAGTGTTCCGTTGTCGTTAGCGCTGTTAATTCCGATGGGCTTTGAATGCATCGCCCCGCACATTGTGGGGGGAAAATGGAGTGAGAGAGACTCGAGGTGACCTGATTTTAAAGTACTGTTCATAGTTGACCTTGCTCctcttcttttatttgtttagattaatttaaaaacatttccaccTGATTTCTGGCGCCCCCTTGAGGCCACTACACCCTTCGCGTTTGCTAACCCCGGccctgtgcattttgattggctgtaatcgGCGACCTTGCAACACTGCGCACAggcgattcaaattttgaatcacgGCAAAACCAGTGGCTCACTGATCTGCCACTCATGAAAATAGTTCTCTCATTTGGAATGTGATTCCTGcaatatgttccaaaaaaaaagatgggacaggggcaacaaaagacttggAATGTTGAAGTATGctaccaaaaacaaacaaaacaaaaaaacacccctttggaacattccacagggtacaccttgaactggtcaccagccaatcgcagggcacatacaaacaaacaaccattcgcactcacattcacacctacgggcaatttagagtccccaatcaacctaccatgcatgttttttgggatgtgggaggaaagcggagtgcccggagaaaacccacccaggcacagaaagaacacacaggcggggccgggatttgaaccccggtcctgagaaatgtgaggcagatgtgctaaccagtcgcccaccgtgccggctgtaTTCTTTTagaatttcttttatttacagtttttattttacaccCCATCcgaacttaattggaattgggatcTCAGTAGCTAATTATTCTGCTCCAAATGATGTGTGTGGCATAGTTGTGTActtttatattgcatttttgtgtagTACTTTTTGCTTTCTTTAACTGTGACTTAATATGGGTGGTATTAAGACGTGGATTGTCGCTTTAGTCACGACTAAAGGGCTCGGTACTAAATGCACGGTCCTCCACTGCTATATCCCTTCAAGGTCTTAACTCCCCAAGACttcattcaattcatttcagttAAAAGGTATTTTACATGTAAAATTATGAATTGTAACTTCAACAGAAAAATCAGACTTTGGATATAGAAGGTCTCCATGGATTTTAGGATGAAATTTCCAGTCGTGGAAGTCTACAAAAATATCTTtaatgtgtccaaaaaaaaaccaatgtgaattgcCTCAATGTCATAGTGCATATTATAAGGTAGCCTTGCAATGACATATGGTTCAAAACAGAAGGGTTCATATTGTTCAGTTCTACATTAAACAGTCCTCTGTGTTTTATCTTGTTCAACTGTTAACTTTTATCAGAGCTGAATGTCTCCAAAAGTGAAAAAAGTTTTCTGTTTATACAAAAATTGTATGTAGCAATTTGTCACTTAAACACAGCAAAAGAAACACTCAAGACGCATGCTTTAGATACTGCATATACTTAAGGAGGATGTCACAATAGTAAAAAGATTGCTTCGAAAGAATTGATCAGCCAGTTATATTACAGTAAAAGAATAATACAGCATATCATAGTAAGTCATGAggttatatacacacacacgcgcgcacacacactttggTCCAGTTTCACTGCAGCTCCTCATCACTGTCATCCACTTGTTGAATGATGAGGTCAGCCCCCGAGTCTTCGGCCAGGTCATCATCATCGGTCGCCATCCAGGCCCTGTTACTCTGCTCCTCCTCGCCATCCACGCCCAGTAACAGAGCCGGCTCCTCATTGCTTCCCTCGAGACTTTCCATGGGCACAGTATCGCGACCCACTTCGTGGACGCACAGGGGGCACATGCGGTAACGCCGTGTGCCCTCACACACCACCTGCCCGGAGTCTTCAGTCACTGGACACTTGCACCTCCTGCACACCAGCTTCCTGGCTTGATGAATCTAACAACAACAAGTCGCACCGATCACAGCATATTGTCATTTAATTTGGTATATCTGCTACTGTGTTATTtagcatagatcattttacacttgagactacgtgagtcccgggatgcacatgtcatggaaacaatgagttaCTGTAACTTATCATTACGGAGTAcggatacagtaatcctccgctatatcacggttcttgcgtcgcggtcccgctatattacagatttttattacggttgttactctattttttatactgtttgtataatattttttgtgttatccattgcttcTTGCTCTCTCTGAATATAtgatgtgtttaggcctgtcacgatagcaattttttttaggatgatatatttCCCCAAACATTATCACGACAAACAATAGTATCGTTGATGGCTTTTATGCCACTAAGAATAATGAACactgacattgtaatgtagaacaataaccaaaataaaatatcttatatatataaaaatagaaataaaacagactcaggctctgttcaccAAAATTGGACTTGAACATTTGGGAGCGGCATAAACACTCATTAATGCAtgaacaggcaatatactgccaatatcaagtttccagttggttaagcAAATGTGCCAAGTGGAaacattaataacaacaaagcaacttgttttgattcaagatttgtactacttttcaacagtgtgcagcctttctttaaacactGCTTTGTCACCAAgttcaatggctacatctcttacaatagCGAATAACGCTATACTGTAATGTGAACATACGTACACCATATACActgtcacatttgtatttgcattgtttgggcAAAGAGTTACATAACTGCGAGCTGCCGGGAAATGTTCAACCGTGTTTTTTCTTCCCACATGAAGAGATTgtgtgggatggttgtgtttaggATGGATTTTGCCACGTTtaggttttaagttgtgttgtctttgttgtgacttcatacaaattcgacacATCTGCTCGTTGGTGTTAGTGGGATGGCCGTGTTCAtttggcttgaatccaaaatgttcccaaatCGTCATGGTGGCGTTAGGCTTTgtaactaattccatttatgccgctcaaTGCTGTAACTGTGCAGCTACCGGCTTGCCGTCATAAAACTAAGCTTTGAGTATGCGAGTGGCCGcgtttcaaaacaacaaaggcatgaaaaaggtgaccaaaaaaaaaaaacacactgtagGGGGGTCTGGgagattttttaaaacattttaacataaattaagcaatctggaacaataacgcaaaaaaaacaaacaaaaaaagtatttacgcagaaaaacttatttacaccgctcaagtacatgttgatgtacaaatgtaagattcaaattaaatttgcctaatttctttgcttttgcttttgtttttttgttctccaACTTGGGCCAGGCCCACCTCCACCTGCACccgatgcctgcttcaagctgtgccacatgaatagcatcctcctctttaagcactctcattctggaaaagaactgACTCAAATccttgtctgtttcacttcatttttcactttgaccaagttcaaaggctaatcccaaatgcatcctccaggaaaatattaagtacgatatttttctctttttattggccatttctgaatttgaagttagttcattgtGTTGCAACATAAtgcctaacatcgctccgtcactTAATAcagttaacattaacatccgtaaactaattagataattgtagccatgtttcctaattaatacaagatgtactagcggatcaactcttgtcaccGATGTtatgtgtgcttcgcggttTCGTTGGGagcacaaccagggccacgacccgcagcacctcaacgcgaaaatacaaaaagaccagtgcaacaaatatgacacggGCTGGTccgatgagcaaaaatgttgcttaaacgtaagaatAGCGATAGAGGAGGTCccctccagaggtgggtagtgtagccaaatattgaactcaagtaagagtactgttccTTGACAATAATgcgactcaagtaaaagtaatcctccaaaaaaatgactgaagagtaaaaagtacacagtgaaattattactcaagtactgagtaaatagtgagtaacgtctgatttttttttttaaccacagcatgaccatcaataaaaagaacaaataataaaaatgtgaatgtgcaaattcatatgttgcagtgtgtgtgtgtgtgtgtgtgtgtgtgtagaaacgtctgcaatttactgcatggtgttttctaaagttataagtgagctgaaatatccacgtttgggcagacagtgccagaaaaATACTGGCCACGGGCGCACGACCAATCAGACGGAGGGTCCCCGCCCTTCACTATCTTCGGGTTTCATGTGTGTGCTTTCAAGGtgcggaatttttttttcttccttaaatTGCGCACCTGTAcgcaccctctttttttttttttttttttttgctgcaccaTTCAGAAATAAGGGTGCAGACACGACCAAATGAGTCGCACTCTAGAGTCCTGTCTGGTCAAAAAAATCCATAcgccggatttccagcaccacggCGGAGTAGTAAGTCATAGCTCTGCATCCTAAAACGCAGATTGATAGTACTTTACGTGTCCCTGCTAATTTGTGTGCATCTCAAATGCGGGGCGCACACAAACGAGATCCCCGTTTagaaacaacatacagtatatactacaTGGCCAAATTACAGGTTAGGCTGAGTTCCTCCCGTCAATCCCAATTGTTCTTTTTTACCTTCCAAAAAGTGTGAGGAAGGGCCTTTTTCCCCCGAGCATGACTGTGCCCCAGTGCggaaagcaaggtccataaaggcatgctaAGGATGACTTTGCGGTGGAATTCTTCCATTCAGAGTCCTGACTTCAACCTGTCAAATATCTTTGGGATGATCTAAAACAGAGATTGAGCTCCCGGCCTGACAATCTGGACGAATggacaatgattttttttaaaccttgaaGTAAGTTTTCCTTCAAGATTGGAAGCTGTTTTAGCTGCAAAAGGGGAACCGATCTTTCTACTGGTGGTCATGGTGGTTTCCCAGTAGCTTTGccttcaaaaaaaacaatcctgaACCTTTGCCATACCGTCTCAAAGTGGCTGCGCAGGTGCTCCAGGCGAGTAAATCGCTTACTGCAGGCTTGACAGGGATACGGCCTCTCACCAGTGTGACAGCGCAAGTGACGCTTTAGGTCTGCCTTCCTTTTCACCGTGTGTGTACAGAAAGGGCATTTGAAGCGCATGGCATTGGATTCTGTAAAGCAGAAGGAGAAGCTGTTCACTTTTTGTTAATCCAtggaatcaacatttttgccataTTGACATCAATCTCATTTCTCTCCACAGCATTCTGCTTACCATTGTCATTAAAGTGTGCAACAACACCCACAATTGGTGGTAAATTGGCATAAAGCTCATCAGCCTTCTCCGCCTTTACTGTGCTGGCCTCCTGGATGTCTTGGTCCTCATGCTGGTTAGAGTGGGTGCTGTTGGTCGCCTTCCTCTTATTTGCACCTTTGGTACGCCGCCTCTCTGACACTGGCAGAGTATACAAAGGGTCCTGGGGATCTTCTGACTCTGTGTTGAGCTCATTGGTGGGACTACTTGGCTCAGTCTTCAGAGCTGAACCTGAAATGTCTTGCTCCGAGTCCTTGCCCATGTAGCTAGACTGGGATCTGGAGCTGTCCCTGGTCCAAAGTGCAGGTGGTGGACTGTCAGAACGTGGTTCCGGctcctgctgttgctgctgctgctgctctacAGTCTCCTCTCCAGCCCCACTGGTGAAGCTGCACGTCTCTGACAAGCTGTGACATCGATCACTGTCTTCATCTTTCACACTGATATCCAAAGATGATTTGATGAAGTTCTTGCAGTAGTTGATGACATTGTTCATCTGCAGGTAACTGGCCGCAGACATCACCTCAATCACATTTTGACCAGAGAGGTCCAGCTGGCCCGAATAGATGAAATCCAGGATGACTGTGAAGATCTCAGGGCTGAAGGAGTCAAAGGTGGCATTAGCGGACTCCGGGATGCCATCAGGGCCCTGGGTCAGCAGCATGCGGAAGTAGCCGCTGCTGGCGCACAGGACGTTGCGGTGGGCCCTGAAGAGGTGGCCCTCCACCAGCACGCTGAAGTCACAGAAGAGCTCTTGACGTCTCTGCTGGTTGAGCTGCTTTAGCAGGTTGGTTTGGTGAGCCACTGTGATGTCGGCCGTGTTGAACCATCTCTGAGGCTGCCTGCAGGACACAACAATGCAGGACACTTTCGTCATCACTTGCACTTAGCATCAAGCATTGTGCAGTGTTTGCAGTTGACTGAAGGAAAACTATGGACTCTTGAGGCATCATATCTAGTCTAATGGCTGTCATGTTCACACATGTACAATTTAATGAGGCAAAAAAACAGGAGCTGTATAAAACAGTCTGCTGAAATGATGGGGTGTTGGAGCCAAATAGTTTGATTGACTTACGCTATTTAAATGTTACTGCAGGATGTAAAAGTAGTAATGTGTCTGTATTATATTGAGCCATGTCTTGACCAAAGACTTGGTTAAGGGGGCAGGAAGTTCAGAGATGGAAAGATGATCCAAAAACTTGTATATTATGTTAATGAAGCATATATATTGCCCATAGTTGATAGATActtgtatttcttcttctactacgaCTCttacttctttgtattttcaggCAGATCAGTCTTGGTACAATGACAGACATCATCAGTGGCGATATCGCTACGTGTGTGAGGTGCTGTGTTGGCGATCTCGAGTACACCAGACGCATTAAGAGTGGTAGCGGTAAGCACGCACATGCCATTTCCCCCCCTTGTCATGTGTGGGATCTCGAAGATttccccaaataaataaataacttaaataaaatacaaataattaactTGTTAAGTGTGTACGCTGCTTTATCTGTCCTGGGGTGGCGCTAACCGTGTGACCCGGAAAAGGAAGCAGTTAaaagtaaagaaataaataaaatcgatGGATTTTAGGctagaaggaaggaagggaggaaggaaggaagaccCATGGATGAATGGGCCTATTGTGAGGGCCATCGGTAACGCAGTGGTTCATAGCTGCCATTTTTGCAGCAATATAAAGTACAACTGCATTACAGTGAGAAGGGTTAATAATACCACATGTTGGTTACCTAGGCCAAATGCAGTACACCACTTGTAACCACAACCATATATCGATTGTTAAATAAACACCTCTCTAAAGCGTCCATGAAAACTTAGCATCATTATCTACGAATAACACGTGTCCTGATTTTCATTAGATTATTCCAGTGTGTATAAAGTATGCGTCTAAATGTACCTTGCTAATCCTAAACGATGCCGTTGTCTGCACTTGGACTATCCTGCAGACGCGCCGCCTATAGTCGACCTAACTGTGGACGCCCATTGGCTAAAGCCGCCTTCAATCAAACGGCGTCATCTCCTGGGCTCCACCCGACACCAGGCAGGGAGCTTCGGGTGACAAATCCTGTAATCACCCTTAATGGAGGCGCGTTGCACGTCGAATATGTGATGCCACAAACATTCTACAGAATGGGGGAGAGGCAATACAAGATCGTGGAGAGGCACGAGCTTTAAATACACTCAAccaaattcatacttttttttagaaaattattattattaacagtaACCTATTTTCCCATCCTCGTGTCGACTACGACACACATTCATTATTAATTATGCGATCCAGCCTGCATCGCCCGATAACCCACCCGCCCGTATTAGACCCAGAAGTCTCAAATCTTTAACAGAGGAATGTATTATGATGTCAATATATTGAAATTACTGCTCGTCCACGCGTGGGAGCTGCAGAGCGTCGTATGAGT carries:
- the zbtb8a gene encoding zinc finger and BTB domain-containing protein 8A isoform X1; the encoded protein is MDIVTDEGENRLYRASGEANHQQPQRWFNTADITVAHQTNLLKQLNQQRRQELFCDFSVLVEGHLFRAHRNVLCASSGYFRMLLTQGPDGIPESANATFDSFSPEIFTVILDFIYSGQLDLSGQNVIEVMSAASYLQMNNVINYCKNFIKSSLDISVKDEDSDRCHSLSETCSFTSGAGEETVEQQQQQQQEPEPRSDSPPPALWTRDSSRSQSSYMGKDSEQDISGSALKTEPSSPTNELNTESEDPQDPLYTLPVSERRRTKGANKRKATNSTHSNQHEDQDIQEASTVKAEKADELYANLPPIVGVVAHFNDNESNAMRFKCPFCTHTVKRKADLKRHLRCHTGERPYPCQACSKRFTRLEHLRSHFETIHQARKLVCRRCKCPVTEDSGQVVCEGTRRYRMCPLCVHEVGRDTVPMESLEGSNEEPALLLGVDGEEEQSNRAWMATDDDDLAEDSGADLIIQQVDDSDEELQ
- the zbtb8a gene encoding zinc finger and BTB domain-containing protein 8A isoform X2, which codes for MLLTQGPDGIPESANATFDSFSPEIFTVILDFIYSGQLDLSGQNVIEVMSAASYLQMNNVINYCKNFIKSSLDISVKDEDSDRCHSLSETCSFTSGAGEETVEQQQQQQQEPEPRSDSPPPALWTRDSSRSQSSYMGKDSEQDISGSALKTEPSSPTNELNTESEDPQDPLYTLPVSERRRTKGANKRKATNSTHSNQHEDQDIQEASTVKAEKADELYANLPPIVGVVAHFNDNESNAMRFKCPFCTHTVKRKADLKRHLRCHTGERPYPCQACSKRFTRLEHLRSHFETIHQARKLVCRRCKCPVTEDSGQVVCEGTRRYRMCPLCVHEVGRDTVPMESLEGSNEEPALLLGVDGEEEQSNRAWMATDDDDLAEDSGADLIIQQVDDSDEELQ